A single window of Streptomyces aquilus DNA harbors:
- a CDS encoding carbon-nitrogen hydrolase family protein, with translation MRTALLQSSGRPGSVDGNLKVLDEAAGRAAAAGAGLLTAPEMFLTGYAIGDDIARLAEPADGEAADAVAEIAARHGVAIAYGYPERADAAVYNSAQLISADGTRLANYRKTHLFGCFERDHFTPGERHVVQAELNGLTVGLLICYDVEFPENVRAHALAGTDLLLVPTAQMHPFQFVAESMIPVRAFENQMYVAYVNRVGQEGEFEFIGLSVLAGPDGVARTRAGREEQLVFADADPAFLAASREANPYLRDRRPELYV, from the coding sequence ATGCGCACCGCCCTGCTCCAGAGCTCCGGCCGCCCCGGCTCGGTCGACGGGAACCTCAAGGTCCTCGACGAGGCCGCGGGCCGCGCCGCCGCCGCGGGCGCCGGGCTGCTGACCGCGCCGGAGATGTTCCTCACCGGGTACGCCATCGGCGACGACATCGCCCGCCTCGCCGAGCCGGCCGACGGGGAGGCCGCGGACGCGGTCGCGGAGATCGCCGCGCGGCACGGGGTCGCCATCGCGTACGGATACCCCGAGCGCGCCGACGCCGCGGTGTACAACTCCGCCCAGCTCATCTCCGCCGACGGCACCCGCCTCGCCAACTACCGCAAGACCCACCTCTTCGGCTGCTTCGAGCGCGACCACTTCACGCCGGGCGAGCGGCACGTCGTGCAGGCCGAGCTGAACGGTCTGACCGTCGGGCTGCTGATCTGCTACGACGTCGAGTTCCCGGAGAACGTCCGGGCGCACGCGCTGGCCGGCACGGACCTCCTCCTCGTCCCGACCGCCCAGATGCACCCGTTCCAGTTCGTCGCCGAGTCGATGATCCCGGTGCGGGCCTTCGAGAACCAGATGTACGTCGCGTACGTCAACCGGGTCGGCCAGGAAGGGGAGTTCGAGTTCATCGGGCTCTCCGTCCTCGCCGGCCCCGACGGGGTCGCCCGCACCCGCGCCGGACGCGAGGAGCAACTGGTGTTCGCGGACGCCGACCCGGCCTTCCTCGCCGCCTCCCGCGAGGCCAACCCGTATCTGCGGGACCGGCGTCCCGAGCTCTACGTCTGA
- a CDS encoding MFS transporter yields the protein MTLSPARVPATGVRRLTRTLYGYAFLDDFVLLYPVYALLFADTGMSLWQISSLFALWSITAVVLEVPSGALADAVSRRLLLWVGPLFNAVGFALWVIVPAYWSFALGFVLWGIGGALCSGSLEALAYDELERLGAAGRYARVMGRVRAARLAATMASIGLAGPVFALGGYPMVGAASVLACLLAAVAATRLPEHRAGRESGGDGWWATLRAGLGEARGNRSVRGALLLIPAVAAVWGALDEYTPLLARDTGVAEATVPYLILLVWTLVTAASLLAGPAERLGSTGMAWLLAGSALAMAVGAAVRTPAGIALVGLAFGGFQLAEVLADVRLQHRIDDARRATLTSVASLGTELLTVVTFAAYALLGARAAHSTVFVILSVPYLVTALVLGGRRNESPPKPLRAQ from the coding sequence ATGACACTCTCACCCGCACGTGTGCCCGCGACCGGTGTCCGTCGGCTGACGCGCACGCTGTACGGCTACGCGTTCCTCGACGACTTCGTGCTGCTCTACCCCGTGTACGCGCTGCTGTTCGCGGACACGGGGATGTCGCTCTGGCAGATCTCCTCGCTCTTCGCCCTCTGGTCGATCACGGCGGTCGTCCTGGAGGTGCCCTCCGGTGCCCTGGCCGACGCCGTCTCCCGACGGCTGCTGCTGTGGGTCGGTCCGCTGTTCAACGCCGTCGGCTTCGCCCTGTGGGTGATCGTCCCGGCGTACTGGTCCTTCGCGCTCGGCTTCGTCCTGTGGGGCATCGGCGGAGCGCTCTGCTCCGGTTCGCTGGAGGCGCTGGCCTACGACGAACTGGAGCGGCTCGGGGCCGCCGGCCGGTACGCGCGCGTGATGGGGCGGGTCCGGGCGGCGCGGCTGGCCGCCACCATGGCGTCGATCGGGCTGGCCGGGCCGGTGTTCGCGCTGGGCGGCTACCCGATGGTGGGCGCGGCGAGTGTCCTCGCCTGCCTCCTGGCCGCCGTGGCGGCCACCCGGCTCCCCGAGCACCGCGCGGGACGGGAGTCCGGCGGTGACGGCTGGTGGGCGACCCTGCGGGCCGGGCTCGGCGAGGCGCGTGGGAACCGTTCCGTCCGGGGTGCCCTGCTGCTGATCCCGGCCGTCGCCGCGGTGTGGGGCGCGCTCGACGAGTACACGCCCCTGCTGGCCCGGGACACCGGCGTCGCCGAGGCGACCGTCCCCTATCTGATCCTGCTCGTCTGGACGCTCGTCACCGCCGCGAGCCTGCTGGCCGGGCCCGCCGAACGCCTCGGCAGCACCGGCATGGCCTGGCTGCTGGCCGGCTCCGCGCTGGCGATGGCCGTCGGCGCCGCTGTCCGCACCCCGGCCGGCATCGCGCTCGTGGGCCTCGCCTTCGGTGGTTTCCAGCTGGCCGAGGTCCTCGCCGACGTACGCCTCCAGCACCGCATCGACGACGCCCGCCGGGCCACCCTCACCTCGGTGGCGAGCCTGGGCACCGAACTCCTGACGGTCGTCACGTTCGCGGCGTACGCCCTGCTCGGCGCGCGGGCCGCGCACAGCACCGTCTTCGTGATCCTCTCGGTGCCCTACCTGGTCACCGCCCTGGTCCTCGGCGGCCGACGCAACGAATCGCCGCCGAAGCCGCTTCGCGCGCAATGA
- a CDS encoding ABC transporter ATP-binding protein codes for MKTNENVAAVNTTAKAATVEFRGLRREFGPTVALDGLDLTVRPGELVALLGPSGCGKTTALRMLAGFEHPDSGEVLVDGEDVTRVPAHRRDAGMVFQSYSLFPHLDALDNVAFGLRMRGVRTGERRARAAELLELVGLADKGGRYPHQLSGGQQQRVALARALALRPRVLLLDEPLSALDAKVRLTLREEIRRLQQELGITTLFVTHDQEEALSMADRVAVMHAGKLEQCAAPAELYGRPATAFVAEFVGTMSRIPGRVSDGVVDVLGQRLPVDGAAPQAGEVDVLVRPEAVRVSADADGKARVLATSFLGAAVRVTVGLADGSEVKADLPAHEATALTAGAAVHVSLPERPVLVAERTA; via the coding sequence ATGAAAACGAACGAGAACGTCGCCGCCGTGAACACCACGGCGAAGGCCGCCACCGTCGAGTTCCGCGGGCTCAGAAGGGAGTTCGGTCCCACGGTCGCCCTCGACGGCCTCGACCTGACCGTCCGCCCCGGTGAGCTGGTCGCCCTGCTCGGCCCGTCCGGCTGCGGCAAGACCACCGCCCTGCGGATGCTCGCCGGCTTCGAACACCCCGACTCCGGCGAGGTGTTGGTGGACGGCGAGGACGTCACCCGGGTCCCGGCCCACCGGCGGGACGCCGGGATGGTCTTCCAGTCGTACAGCCTCTTCCCGCACCTCGACGCGCTCGACAACGTGGCCTTCGGGCTGCGCATGCGCGGGGTGCGTACCGGTGAACGGCGGGCCCGTGCCGCCGAGTTGCTGGAACTGGTCGGTCTCGCCGACAAGGGCGGGCGTTATCCGCACCAGCTCTCCGGCGGCCAGCAGCAGCGGGTCGCGCTGGCCCGCGCCCTCGCCCTGCGGCCCCGCGTGCTGCTCCTCGACGAGCCGCTGTCCGCGCTCGACGCCAAGGTGCGGCTCACCCTCCGCGAGGAGATCAGGCGGCTCCAGCAGGAACTCGGCATCACCACCCTGTTCGTCACCCACGACCAGGAGGAGGCCCTGTCCATGGCCGACCGGGTCGCCGTCATGCACGCCGGGAAGCTCGAACAGTGCGCGGCACCCGCCGAGTTGTACGGCCGGCCCGCGACGGCCTTCGTGGCCGAGTTCGTCGGGACGATGAGCCGGATTCCGGGCCGGGTCTCCGACGGTGTGGTCGACGTGCTCGGGCAGCGGCTGCCGGTCGACGGCGCGGCGCCGCAGGCCGGTGAGGTGGACGTGCTGGTGCGGCCGGAGGCCGTCCGGGTGAGCGCCGACGCGGACGGCAAGGCCCGCGTGCTCGCCACCTCCTTCCTGGGCGCCGCTGTACGGGTCACCGTGGGGCTCGCCGACGGCAGCGAGGTGAAGGCCGACCTGCCCGCGCACGAGGCCACCGCTCTGACCGCCGGTGCCGCGGTGCACGTGTCGCTGCCCGAGCGGCCGGTGCTGGTCGCGGAACGTACCGCATGA
- a CDS encoding ABC transporter permease has translation MARLNLWRWGVFGLAGLYFLVPLAASVVFTVDVPGQGLTVDAYTQIVSTGGFGSSLLLSLELALATIAVVLLLMVPAMVALRLGAPRLRPVVEVVCSLPLVVPPIAFVAGIVTVLKWGPEHLSRTPLFQTFVAIQNPDFPVVLVLAYVVMALPFVYRALDAGLRAIDVPTLVEAARSCGASWPQALVQAVLPNLRGALLNASFLTLALVLGEFTVAQLLGFQPFAVWIVNVSGSQAQLSVAVSVMSLLVTWLLLLVLAGFGGRSRTTSRG, from the coding sequence ATGGCTCGCCTGAACCTGTGGCGGTGGGGCGTGTTCGGCCTCGCCGGGCTGTACTTCCTGGTGCCGCTGGCCGCCTCGGTCGTCTTCACGGTCGACGTGCCGGGCCAGGGCCTCACCGTCGACGCCTACACGCAGATCGTCTCCACCGGCGGCTTCGGCTCCAGCCTGCTGCTCTCCCTGGAACTGGCCCTCGCCACCATCGCCGTCGTCCTGCTGCTGATGGTGCCCGCCATGGTCGCGCTGCGGCTCGGCGCACCGAGGCTGCGGCCGGTGGTCGAGGTGGTGTGCTCGCTGCCGCTGGTCGTGCCGCCGATCGCGTTCGTCGCCGGCATCGTCACGGTCCTGAAGTGGGGGCCCGAACACCTGTCCCGCACCCCGCTGTTCCAGACCTTCGTGGCGATCCAGAACCCCGACTTCCCGGTCGTGCTCGTCCTGGCGTACGTCGTGATGGCGCTGCCCTTCGTGTACCGGGCGCTGGACGCCGGACTGCGCGCGATCGACGTCCCCACTCTCGTCGAGGCCGCCCGGAGCTGTGGCGCGAGCTGGCCGCAGGCCCTGGTCCAGGCCGTGCTGCCCAACCTGCGCGGCGCCCTGCTCAACGCCTCCTTCCTCACCCTGGCGCTGGTGCTCGGCGAGTTCACCGTGGCCCAGCTGCTGGGCTTCCAGCCGTTCGCGGTGTGGATCGTCAACGTCAGCGGCTCACAGGCCCAGTTGTCCGTCGCCGTGTCCGTGATGAGCCTGCTCGTCACCTGGCTGCTGCTCCTCGTCCTGGCCGGCTTCGGCGGGCGCTCCCGTACCACGTCCCGGGGTTGA
- a CDS encoding ABC transporter permease, producing the protein MTATLPRVDTAPAAAVKRRRRSLGWVAVVPLLAFTAVAFGLPAWAVLDGAFTDKGTGAYTTANLTASLQGAYLTALVGSVKLSAVSAALATLLGLPLAQAVVTSRHRALREAVLTASGVLANFGGVPLAFAFVATLGNAGVLTRHLDLTDKGWDLYSFWGLVVVYLYFLIPLMVLTITPALEGLRVQWREAAQNNGATTAQYWLHVALPVLLPTLLGGFVLLFGSAFAAYATAAAIVGSSVPLITLQIADALSGNVLVGQENVALALSLDMVLVAGLVMAVYLPLQRRSARWLA; encoded by the coding sequence ATGACGGCCACGCTCCCGCGGGTCGACACGGCGCCCGCCGCTGCGGTGAAGCGGCGGCGCCGGTCGCTCGGCTGGGTCGCCGTCGTCCCGCTGCTCGCCTTCACCGCGGTGGCCTTCGGACTGCCCGCCTGGGCGGTCCTCGACGGCGCCTTCACGGACAAGGGCACCGGCGCCTACACCACGGCCAACCTGACCGCCTCGCTGCAGGGCGCCTACCTCACCGCCCTCGTCGGCAGCGTCAAGCTGTCCGCCGTCTCCGCCGCCCTGGCGACGCTCCTCGGACTGCCGCTCGCGCAGGCCGTCGTCACCTCCCGGCACCGCGCGCTGCGCGAAGCCGTCCTCACCGCATCCGGCGTCCTCGCCAACTTCGGCGGCGTCCCGCTCGCCTTCGCCTTCGTCGCCACCCTCGGCAACGCCGGCGTGCTGACCCGGCACCTGGACCTCACCGACAAGGGCTGGGACCTCTACAGCTTCTGGGGACTGGTCGTCGTCTACCTGTACTTCCTGATCCCGCTGATGGTCCTCACCATCACCCCCGCCCTGGAGGGACTGCGCGTCCAGTGGCGCGAGGCCGCGCAGAACAACGGGGCGACCACCGCGCAGTACTGGCTCCATGTCGCCCTGCCCGTGCTGCTGCCCACGCTCCTCGGCGGGTTCGTGCTGCTCTTCGGCAGCGCCTTCGCCGCCTACGCCACCGCCGCCGCGATCGTGGGCAGCTCCGTCCCGCTGATCACCCTCCAGATCGCCGACGCCCTCTCCGGCAACGTGCTCGTCGGCCAGGAGAACGTGGCGCTCGCCCTCAGCCTCGACATGGTCCTCGTCGCGGGCCTCGTCATGGCGGTGTATCTGCCCTTGCAGCGGAGGAGTGCGCGATGGCTCGCCTGA
- a CDS encoding ABC transporter substrate-binding protein — protein sequence MTLSLPRTAALGAIAALTLSACGAAPDTASTTADGKNAATATSAADFGGLDALVKAAKKEGKLNAIALPRDWANYGALIDGFEKKYGIKIAVENPDGASQDEINAVTSRKGQDRAPDVLDLGSSFAISAAQQGLLAPYKVASFADIPSGQKDAQARWYNDYGGYISIGCDAKRVKACPTTFADLLKPQYKGQVALNGNPTKSGSAFGGVWAAALANGGSFDDIQPGLDFFKKLKDNGNYTPVESTPATVEKGETPISIDWDYLNAGYADEFKSKGVDWKVAVPSDGQFSQYYSQAINKDAPHPAAARLWQEYLYSAEGQNLWLKGYARPALMTALEKAGTLDKTAAAKLPKVSGTPSFPTEAQQDKAKTVLGQGWAKAVSG from the coding sequence GTGACCTTGTCCCTGCCGAGAACCGCCGCCCTCGGTGCCATAGCCGCGCTCACCCTGAGCGCCTGCGGCGCCGCCCCCGACACCGCGTCCACCACCGCCGACGGCAAGAACGCCGCCACCGCCACCTCCGCCGCCGACTTCGGCGGACTCGACGCCCTCGTCAAGGCGGCCAAGAAGGAGGGCAAGCTCAACGCCATCGCCCTGCCCCGTGACTGGGCCAACTACGGTGCGCTCATCGACGGGTTCGAGAAGAAGTACGGCATCAAGATCGCCGTCGAGAACCCCGACGGCGCCAGCCAGGACGAGATCAACGCCGTGACGTCGCGCAAGGGCCAGGACCGTGCCCCCGACGTCCTCGACCTCGGCAGCTCCTTCGCGATCAGCGCCGCACAGCAGGGGCTCCTCGCGCCCTACAAGGTCGCCTCGTTCGCCGACATCCCGAGCGGGCAGAAGGACGCGCAGGCCCGCTGGTACAACGACTACGGCGGCTACATCTCCATCGGCTGCGACGCCAAGCGCGTCAAGGCCTGCCCCACCACCTTCGCCGACCTGCTCAAGCCGCAGTACAAGGGCCAGGTCGCCCTCAACGGCAACCCCACGAAGTCCGGCTCGGCCTTCGGCGGCGTCTGGGCGGCCGCGCTCGCGAACGGCGGCTCCTTCGACGACATCCAGCCCGGCCTCGACTTCTTCAAGAAGCTGAAGGACAACGGCAATTACACGCCCGTCGAGTCCACCCCGGCCACCGTCGAGAAGGGCGAGACGCCGATCAGCATCGACTGGGACTACCTCAACGCCGGGTACGCCGACGAGTTCAAGTCCAAGGGCGTGGACTGGAAGGTCGCCGTGCCGAGCGACGGCCAGTTCTCCCAGTACTACTCCCAGGCCATCAACAAGGACGCCCCGCACCCGGCGGCCGCCCGCCTGTGGCAGGAGTACCTCTACAGCGCCGAGGGCCAGAACCTGTGGCTCAAGGGCTACGCCCGCCCGGCCCTGATGACCGCCCTGGAGAAGGCCGGCACTCTCGACAAGACCGCCGCGGCCAAGCTCCCGAAGGTCTCCGGCACGCCCTCCTTCCCGACCGAGGCCCAGCAGGACAAGGCCAAGACGGTCCTCGGGCAGGGCTGGGCGAAGGCCGTCTCCGGATGA
- a CDS encoding GntR family transcriptional regulator, which yields MAARHEEIADELRRAIDREEYTVGSRLPAETDLAAHYGVSRGTVRQAVAALTAEGLIGSRQGARRVVLASRRSQSFAELRSFAQWARAMGREATGQVIAQEYRPATAEDAVRLQLRAGTPVLHVLRVRGLDGEPVLLERTVYADWISPAVEIIEPDCPSVTQRLYDDTGLVFAYGEHVIDAVAAGAQDADLLSVRRTSPLLRVRRVTTTREGRPVEWSDDRYRSDAVSFSVHNSMDNNALARKTAE from the coding sequence ATGGCGGCGCGACACGAAGAGATCGCCGACGAACTGCGCCGGGCGATCGACCGCGAGGAGTACACGGTCGGCAGTCGACTGCCCGCCGAGACCGACCTCGCCGCCCACTACGGAGTCTCCCGAGGCACGGTCCGGCAGGCCGTCGCGGCCCTGACCGCGGAGGGGCTCATCGGCTCCCGCCAGGGCGCCCGCCGCGTGGTGCTGGCCAGCCGCCGCAGCCAGAGCTTCGCGGAACTGCGCAGCTTCGCCCAGTGGGCACGGGCGATGGGCCGCGAGGCGACGGGCCAGGTGATCGCGCAGGAGTACCGCCCGGCCACCGCCGAGGACGCCGTACGCCTCCAACTGCGCGCCGGCACACCGGTGTTGCACGTCCTGCGGGTCCGCGGCCTGGACGGCGAACCGGTGCTCCTGGAACGGACGGTGTACGCCGACTGGATCTCCCCGGCGGTCGAGATCATCGAGCCGGACTGCCCGTCCGTCACCCAACGCCTGTACGACGACACGGGGTTGGTCTTCGCATACGGCGAGCATGTCATCGACGCGGTGGCGGCGGGCGCGCAGGACGCGGACCTCCTGTCCGTCCGCCGCACCAGCCCCCTCCTCCGCGTCCGCCGCGTGACGACGACCCGCGAGGGCCGCCCGGTGGAGTGGTCGGACGACCGCTACCGCTCGGACGCGGTGAGTTTCAGCGTCCACAACTCGATGGACAACAACGCGCTGGCGCGGAAGACGGCGGAGTAG
- a CDS encoding Lrp/AsnC family transcriptional regulator, with translation MLNDLDERIVHALAEDARRSYADIGQIVGLSAPAVKRRVDRLRATGAITGFTVRVDPSALGWETEGFVEIYCRHNTSPETIRRGLERYQEVVAASTVTGDADAIVQVFASDMRHFERVLERIAGEPFVERTKSVLVLSPLLRRFSSGAPG, from the coding sequence GTGCTCAACGATCTCGACGAACGCATCGTCCACGCCCTCGCCGAGGACGCCCGCCGCTCCTACGCGGACATCGGGCAGATCGTCGGCCTGTCCGCGCCCGCCGTGAAACGACGCGTCGACCGGCTGCGGGCCACCGGCGCGATCACCGGGTTCACGGTGCGGGTCGATCCGTCGGCGCTGGGGTGGGAGACCGAGGGGTTCGTCGAGATCTACTGCCGGCACAACACGTCGCCGGAGACGATCCGGCGGGGTCTTGAGCGGTACCAGGAGGTGGTGGCGGCGTCCACCGTCACCGGGGATGCGGATGCGATCGTGCAGGTGTTCGCATCTGACATGCGGCACTTCGAACGGGTCCTGGAGCGGATCGCCGGGGAGCCGTTCGTGGAGCGGACCAAGTCGGTGTTGGTGTTGTCGCCGTTGCTGAGGCGGTTCTCGTCGGGGGCGCCGGGGTAG